Genomic DNA from Streptomyces sp. GS7:
AGCAGTTGGTGTTTGCGTTGTTCGGAGATCCGCCCGGTGAAGGTGACGTCCGGGCCGGCCAGGGCCGCCAGCCGGTCGCGTTCCGGTCCGTCGCCGACGATCACCAGCCGGCCGCCGGTCACCGGCCGCACCCGTTCCCAGAGCCGCAGCAGCAGGTCGATCCGCTTGTACTCGACGAGCCGGCCCATGGCCAGGAACAGCGGCTCGGGGGCCTTGGGGGCGAGCGGCCCCGGTTCGGCAACGCCGTTGTGGACGAGCCGGATCCGGTCCGGGGCGACGCCCAGGTCGTGCAGTGCGGACGCGGTGGAGCCGGAGACGGCGACCATCAGGTTGCGGCGGTGGGTGCCGGCCAGCGCCCAGTGCTCCAGGCGGCGGCCGAGCCGGGCCGCGGGCGCCGGGTAGCGCATCCCCCACAGGTCCGTGTGGACGTGGTTGACCAGGCACAGCGTCGGGCCGCGGTGCCACAGCGGCGCCAGGTACGGCATGCCGTTGCAGACCTCGACCAGCAGGTCGCAGGCCCCGACGTGGCGCGCCAACCGGCCGGGGGCGCGCAGGAAGTGGGCGGCGTCGCCGCCCGCGGACACCACCCGGTAGCGGCGGGTGGGGGCACCTCCCTGGTCATGGGGGTCCCCCCGGTCGAGCGCAGTCGAGAGTGGGGGAGCAGTCGAGAGTGGGGGAGGAGCCGAGACCTTGGGGGAGACGGGCCCGCCGCACAGCAGGGTGACGTCGTGGCCGTACGCGGTGAGCCCGTCGGCGATCCGGTCCACCAGCAGTTCGGAGCCGCCGGCGGCGGGGTTGCCCAGGTCGCGGCGGGCCAGGAAGACGATGCGGCGGGGGAGCGGGGGTGCGCCGGCGGCCGGGGCCGCGGCCGGCGCGGGGGGTGCGGGTGGTGCGAGCGGGCCCGCCGCGGGGGGAGCGGCGGGCGGGGCGGGGGAGGCGGGGACATGCTGGGGCATGTGCGATCCAACTCGTCTCAGGGTGCGGTACCGGTGGTGGGGGGACGTACTGCGTGCTGAGTCGTGCGGGTCGTGCAGCGTGTGGGAGGCACAGTTTTCGCCGACGGACCGGCGGCGGCTACTCACCGGGATGACAAAATCCGGTCCGATCCAGGCCGCCTGTTCATCACTTCGCTCAGATCCGGCCACCCGGCCGTCTGCCCCGTACGACCAGCAGTCCGCCGGCGAGCGCGAGCACCGCGCCGGCGGCCGCGGCGCCCGCCGGCAGCGTCCGGCCGACCAGCGCCAGCTTGCCGCTGTCCGCCTTCGCCAGCCCGACCTGGGCGCGCTGCGTGGCGGGGGTGAACTCCAGGTCGCGGCCGCGCAGCAGGGTGACCGCGTCGTGCCGGGAGCCGGGTGCCCGCAGCGTCTTGTGCGGGGAGATCGACGCGTCGATGATCCGGCCGGTGCGCTGGTCGGCGACCAGGGTGATCGAGGAGTTGGCGTACCACTCCTCGGCCTGGATCTGCCCTTGCTGCGGTCGTCCGACCAGCCGTCCGGGCACCTGCCGGCTGCCGGTCCGGGTGGCCGGCACGGTTCCGGTGAAGCGGTAGCCGGGGTAGCCCTGCACCCGTGTCGTGCCGGCGAAGCGGAGCGGGACGGCGGCGCCGAGCGTGTCGTCCCACCAGCGGTAGGTCTTCTTCTGCACGTCGAAGGGGAACTTGAGGTACGCGTCGCCGTCATAGCGGGTGGGGGCCTCGCCGCAGCAGTGCACCGGGGCGTTGCTGGCCCGGTCGGTGACCCAGCGGCCGGTGGTCCACTGGAACGCCCGGCGCGGGTCCTTCAGGGCCAGCGTCGGCGGGGTGTCGACCGTCGTGGACACGTCCCAGACCGCCCGCCCGCTCTTCCCGCTCGCCGCGACATCGCCCAGCACATGCCGGGTGATGGTGATCCGCTGCCCGTTCCTGGTGGTCAGCGAGCCGGTGTCGAAGTAGCTGCCGGTGCCGGTGAAGACGGTGGTGACATCGACGTCGACCGGGGTGCGAGCGGCCCGCGGCGTGACGTACCGGACCAGCAGCGGGGCCAGGACCAGCAGGAACACCCCGGCGCCCAGGAGGATCAGCGACAGCGGTGAGGCGGTGCGGGGGGCGGCGGCGGGCGCCGCGGGGTTGCCGGATTCACGCATACGGGCACTCCTGGAAGCGGTGAGGGGAACACGCCCTGGTGCACGTGCGGCGCCGCGACGCGGCGCCATGGGGCGGGAACGTAAGCGAACCCTTGACAGCGCGTCAATGCCCTTCCACACTCGGCAGGCACCCCGACCGAAGGGGCGCCGCGCTGTGGGAACGCGTCGCCGCCGCCGGTCATGTGAGCCGTGAGGCCGCCCCCTGAGGGCCGCTGTGGTGTGAGCCGTACGCCCGTGTCGTGCCGTGCCGTGTGCCGCACCGTGCCCCCTCACCGACGCACTCCCGCCTCGGCTGCCGACGAAGGGATCGCCGCGCCATGCACCGAACGCTCGCCGCCGCACTGACCGCGCTGGCCGCCGCCGCCCTGGCCGTCGGCGCCGCGCTCGGCATCGTCGCCGCCCTGGAGGCCACCCCCGAGCAGCCGAACGTGCCGCTGGTGACCTTCGACCGGACCGGCGGATAGGCGGTACGGGCGTGCTGACGAAGGCCGTTCGCGCCGGGGCGGAGCGCGGGGTGCGGACCGGGTCCCGCCGGGAGGCGGCGGGCCCCGGCGCCGCCGGGGAACGGGGGACGCCGGGGAGGGCCGCGCCGTGGTGACCGCCGTCCGCTCGGCGTGGCGGGAGGTGCCGCCCCATCAGGTACGGCGGTTCGCCGCCCAGGCGATGGAGGAGGTGCCCGCGCTCGCCCGGGACATCCTGCGGGAGATCCGCCGGGAGTACCCGCAACTCCCGCTGATCCCCGACGAGTTCGGGGAGCCGCGGGCGCTGGTGGGGATCCGGCAGTCGCTGGAGCACTTCGTGGCCCATATGACCGTCGGCCTGGACCGCCCGCACGTCCATCCGCGGGTCTTCCAGGAGTTCGGGCGCGGCGAGGGCATGCAGGGCCGCAGCCTGGACGTCCTCCAGGCGATCTACCGGCTCGGCGTCCGGCTCGCCTGGCGGCGGCTCGCCGAGATCGGCCAGCAGGTCGCCATCCCGGCCCCCGCGATGTACGAGCTGGCCGAGTCCGGTTTCGAGTACCTCGACGGCCTGGTCGCCGAATCCGTCCGCGGCTACGCGGAGGCCGCCGCCCGCCAGGCGGGGGAGCGGCTCCAGCTGCAACGCCGCCTGATGGAGCAGCTGTTCGCCGAAGCGCCCCCGGGAGCCGGCCGCGGCCGCGGGTACCGGCGGCCCGCCGCCGCCCCCCGGCACGGCCCGCCGGCCCCGGCCGCCGGTGCCTTCCCCCCGGCCCCGGCTTCCCGCCCGGGTGCTCCGCCGCTTGCCGAATACGCCGCCCGGATCGCATGGCCGCTGCCCGAACGGGTCGCGGTGGCGGTGCTGTTGCGCCCCGCCCGGGACGCGGTGGCGCCCGCCGTGGCCGACGGCGTGCTGCTCGACATGGAGTGCGAACGGCCCCGGATGGTGGTGCCGGAACCGGACGCGCCCGGCCGGCGGGAACTCCTCGCCCGGGCTGCGGCCGGCTGGTCGGGCGCCATCGGCCCCGCCGTACCGCTGCCCGACGCCGCCAAGTCGCTGCGCTGGGCCGCCTCCGCGGTCGACCTGATGGAGCGCGGACTGCTGCCCACGGGTGAACTGCTGCAGTGCACCGAGCACACCGAGGCGCTGGTCCTGCTGCCGCCCGAGGAGCTGATCGAGGACCTCACCCGCCGCCGGCTCGCCCCCCTGGAGCGGTGCGGCCCCACCCACGGCCGGCGCCTCGCGGAGACCCTGCTGGCCTGGCTGGAGACCCGTGGCGGCGCCCCCGAGGTCGCCGCCCGGCTCGGCGTCCACCCGCAGACCGTGCGCTACCGGCTGCGCCAGATAAGGGAGTTGTGGGGCGGGGACGTCGACGACCCGGACCGCCGCTTCGAACTGGAGCTGGTGCTACGGGCCCGGCGCCTCCGCGGCGAACTCGGCTGACGGCGCCTCCACCGGCCCCGCCCCCGCCGCTACGTGCCCCGCTCGACCAGCATCCCCATCCCGTCCAGCAGCCGCGCCAGCCCGAACTCGAAGATGGTGTCCAGGGTGACCGCGTTCCGCGGGGCCCCGTCGACCCCCGCGTACATGGGGTACGCGCCGGACCGCAGGATGCTCTCGAACGCCGGCTCCATCGCCGCCATCCACTGGCCCTGGTCCATCCCGGTCTCCTGCTCCGCCTCCAGGTCGTCCTCGAACCCGGCGGCGGTGGCCCGCACATGGTTCAGCAGCGTCACGGCCATGTGGATCAGCGTCAGCGGGTCCACCCCCTCGACCCGCCCCATGGTCCACTCGATCAGCGCCATCGCCCGCGGCATCGGCTGCGGCCGGCTGATCGACAGGTACTGCGCCAGCCACGGGTGCCGCTGGTAGAGCGCCCACTGGAGGCGCGCGCCCGCCTCCATCCGCTCCCGCCAGCCCGTCGGCGCGGGCTCCGGAAGCCGTACGTCGGCGAACGCGGCGTCCGCCATCAGCAGCACCAGCTCGTCCTTGTTGGCCACATGCCGGTAGAGCGCCATCGAGGACACCCCGAACTCCGCCGCCACCCGGCGCATCGACAGCGCCCGCAGCCCCTCCGCGTCGGCGACCTTGATCCCGGCCCGCACCACCCGCTCACGGTTGAGCCCGCCGTCCGTGTCCCGGGCCCGCCGCTCCTTCGGGGCGTCACCGCGCGCGGCCCGCGGCGGCTCGGCGACCACCGTGCCCACGCCGGGGACGGTCCGGACAACTCCCTCCTGCCGCAGGGTGGTCAGCACCTTCGTCGCGGTCGCCATCGCCACCCCCCACTCCCGGGTGATCCGCCGGGTGGACGGCACCCGGTCGCCCGGCGCCAGCTCACCGGCGTCGATGCGGCCCCGGATCTCCTCGACGATCCGGCGGTAGGGCGGCGGAGCGGACTGGTCCACGAGGTGACCTCCGTACTAGTGCGCCAACGGTCCTGAAACGCCCCGATCCTACCAGCGCCTCCCCACGTCACCACCCCCACCACTCCGAGGTGCACTAGTGTGACGAAC
This window encodes:
- a CDS encoding glycosyltransferase family 4 protein; the protein is MPQHVPASPAPPAAPPAAGPLAPPAPPAPAAAPAAGAPPLPRRIVFLARRDLGNPAAGGSELLVDRIADGLTAYGHDVTLLCGGPVSPKVSAPPPLSTAPPLSTALDRGDPHDQGGAPTRRYRVVSAGGDAAHFLRAPGRLARHVGACDLLVEVCNGMPYLAPLWHRGPTLCLVNHVHTDLWGMRYPAPAARLGRRLEHWALAGTHRRNLMVAVSGSTASALHDLGVAPDRIRLVHNGVAEPGPLAPKAPEPLFLAMGRLVEYKRIDLLLRLWERVRPVTGGRLVIVGDGPERDRLAALAGPDVTFTGRISEQRKHQLLCSAWLLLHPSVVEGWGLVVMEAAARRTPAVGFDIPGLRDSVEDGVTGLLARGESAFAAHWCTLALSARRRNALGLAAAQRAARFRWSRTVRSFRAVAAEAVRHTPPGR
- a CDS encoding DUF3068 domain-containing protein, which codes for MRESGNPAAPAAAPRTASPLSLILLGAGVFLLVLAPLLVRYVTPRAARTPVDVDVTTVFTGTGSYFDTGSLTTRNGQRITITRHVLGDVAASGKSGRAVWDVSTTVDTPPTLALKDPRRAFQWTTGRWVTDRASNAPVHCCGEAPTRYDGDAYLKFPFDVQKKTYRWWDDTLGAAVPLRFAGTTRVQGYPGYRFTGTVPATRTGSRQVPGRLVGRPQQGQIQAEEWYANSSITLVADQRTGRIIDASISPHKTLRAPGSRHDAVTLLRGRDLEFTPATQRAQVGLAKADSGKLALVGRTLPAGAAAAGAVLALAGGLLVVRGRRPGGRI
- a CDS encoding helix-turn-helix domain-containing protein; this encodes MVTAVRSAWREVPPHQVRRFAAQAMEEVPALARDILREIRREYPQLPLIPDEFGEPRALVGIRQSLEHFVAHMTVGLDRPHVHPRVFQEFGRGEGMQGRSLDVLQAIYRLGVRLAWRRLAEIGQQVAIPAPAMYELAESGFEYLDGLVAESVRGYAEAAARQAGERLQLQRRLMEQLFAEAPPGAGRGRGYRRPAAAPRHGPPAPAAGAFPPAPASRPGAPPLAEYAARIAWPLPERVAVAVLLRPARDAVAPAVADGVLLDMECERPRMVVPEPDAPGRRELLARAAAGWSGAIGPAVPLPDAAKSLRWAASAVDLMERGLLPTGELLQCTEHTEALVLLPPEELIEDLTRRRLAPLERCGPTHGRRLAETLLAWLETRGGAPEVAARLGVHPQTVRYRLRQIRELWGGDVDDPDRRFELELVLRARRLRGELG
- a CDS encoding GntR family transcriptional regulator; amino-acid sequence: MDQSAPPPYRRIVEEIRGRIDAGELAPGDRVPSTRRITREWGVAMATATKVLTTLRQEGVVRTVPGVGTVVAEPPRAARGDAPKERRARDTDGGLNRERVVRAGIKVADAEGLRALSMRRVAAEFGVSSMALYRHVANKDELVLLMADAAFADVRLPEPAPTGWRERMEAGARLQWALYQRHPWLAQYLSISRPQPMPRAMALIEWTMGRVEGVDPLTLIHMAVTLLNHVRATAAGFEDDLEAEQETGMDQGQWMAAMEPAFESILRSGAYPMYAGVDGAPRNAVTLDTIFEFGLARLLDGMGMLVERGT